Part of the Prunus dulcis chromosome 8, ALMONDv2, whole genome shotgun sequence genome is shown below.
AAATGTTAGAGCTATTTCAAAGATAACACTTCAAATTCCTAACTTAAATTAAAGGGGAAAGGCCCCTATAATCGATATAGACATCTAAGTAGACTGTGTACTACAAATTATACATTATTACAAACATGTAAACATACATCTAGAGTGCAACAATTGTAGGATGAAACTTTGGAGACCTGTTAAACAACTTCCTTAAAAATGTCCCTGTGAATTTGTTGCACTCAGAGGGACTCGAATTTTTAGGTGATTCTCTGGCAAGGCACTTCTTTCTTAGCTCCACATTCTCCTCTTTGAGCATATCCACGGCTAAACTTAACTGTCTTAttacctctctcttctcttcatctttctgCTTTATTTGATCCTTTTGGATTCTGTTCTCTTCCTCAAGCTTCTCTATTACTTCCCTTAACTTCCTCACCTCATCATCACTAACCGCACCCGAAGCcttctctttcatttcttcATCAACTTGGGTTTCATCATCCGGTTCCGGATCATCAACTTCAGACTCGGAGTACTCCTCAGGTTCAAAAGTTTCGGAGTGGCTATCAAAGTTCAGATCCACCACGCTCATTGACTTCTCAGACTGGCATTTGGAGGAAGAGAATGGAGACCCTAATGTTGTCAGGAGACGAGTTCCTGGATctgatttaagttgatcaTATCGCTCAGCCAATGACCGGTGAGCTCGATAAAATTCTTCAACCATGCTGATTAGCTGCGGCCGCTTCTTGTAATACATCTCTGCACGTTGAGCAAAGGAATCTGCATCTTCCTGAATCAGCTTTAGTATGTCCTCTGTCTTATGCTCTAGGTCTGCCATTGAAGGAAAGAGACATCCACCAATCATTTAGTGACGTGAAAACATGAACAAATTGGTAAATGATACAACTTCACTTAGGGAGAAACTATTGCAACCTGGGAAGCATCCATGAAAATTCTAATCTGAGATCATGTTACTGCTTGCAACTCCCAAGAGTtgttgaccaaaaataaaacagcaaGTAGAGAggagaacaaaaataatggggagattcatatttttattagaGAGTCCCACGGCCCCTCTTAACTTTCTTTGTTCTTGTACAATATGTATTATGTTCCTAAGAAAGGTTGTTTTGAAAATAACTAGATTCCAGTGGGTCCAAAACAAGATGAGGCCATAAACATAAACAGTAGATATAAAGTCTATGGAGAAATCATTCATAGAAAGGTAAATATAAAAAGACTTTAACAATGTCTTTGGAGGGTGGACCTTAGTAGCCTAATCTGCAGTGAGGTGAGGACCACCACCACAACTCCTTGCATAATACAATCATCAAAACACTGACTTTATATATCACGTCTAAGAGCCAGAGCCATATGATGAAAAGATATAGTACACCTCCGGGTGGGTGATCCAGGGTTAATTACACCAGCCCTATCCCCTCCCGTTTCTAGTCTACCATTCCATCATGGGTAGGGTAGGGGACCATGATGATCAACTATCATAGTAAATGCTAGTGAGGTAATTAGTCAAACACCCAAGAATTAGCTATTATAAGTCTTTAGAAATTATACAAAACTTCATCAGAAAGTGTTCCGATAGTTGATTCTTGTGCTAATCAGAATGTTGTTAATGGGAGAGTTATCTTACACAACCTTGTTTAAACCACTGATCGCTAAGTTCCTCAACAATAAAAGTTACCAAAGGCGATATTATAAACAAAGGTGGAACTTTTCCCCTGGCGCCCATGGTGCTTGatccaagaaacaaaaagttaaaacataCAATTaagctttaaaaaaatgcacTTCCCACATAAGCAAAGCCACCTTTTGGATTCATATCcatgaatattttataaattttaatctttttttattgggAGAGGTGGTGGGCTAGCCATTTTGTCTTTAAACTCGGTAAACAATAAGCTAATTCATGAATCTTAACATCAAATTTCTTCTACAGAAATGAAGGTGAGTAATCCCACATGTCTTTTTGTTAAACAATGCCAATAGGGTAATCAATTTGCAATCTCACCGACCATTCTTCCCAGCTATGTTCACTCAAATCGCATAAAAGTTTTATACTTTATACAGGTCCCCACcacaacaattaaaaaagacttcaactttcaaatttcagaagTGTAGAAAGAGGATTTCAACGGTCAAGAATCAGAAACATTTAGCACAGTAGCTaaaaacccaaaccaaaataaaaaataaaaaatctcgatctagaaaaaacaaaaaggaaaagtgaAGATGGTACCAGCGAGGGTGGTTTGAAGCCATGGAGAGCGTCTGGAGTTGCTGTGACTGTCATACAACCACCAGTGTGTAGTCTGCTGCCTCGTCATTTCTTCTCCTTGCTTACCTTCAAGCTTGAAACTTTGCACAATCAATTTTTACAACTCTCATTCAACAACCCagcaacccaaaaaataaaattttaattcgcaaattaaaaaataaaaacccatgAACTCCTACCAccataaaaattcaaactcaaaacatgaagagaaaaaaaaacaaagacagaGATGCAAGAGTACCTGGTTTCTGATATTCAGCAGagagcctctctctctctcgatgTTGGCACTGTGGAGCTTTCGCAGAGAGTGGGAGAGTTTCTGTGAAAGAGTACGAATTTAAATACACTCCCTCGACcttcaaaattgttttgtcaACATATACTACTTGGGATTTTCACTTCAAGCAATCAGGGTCCGACACGTATTACGTAGGCCTTTGGACTTTTGTCTCATCCCAAAATTACAAACTTACCATAGCAAAATTCAAGGCGGATTCAAAACTTCAGATTTCTTGCAATTTTACGAAATTACTCAACTTTTATCTCATGTTTCCATAATACACgagggtattttaggaaagTGAGATTTTTGTGAACATTGACCGCGTTGATCCTAGCTGGATCAAGGGCGAGGGAGCGTAGTGGGGGCCACAACAGAAGCAGAAATATGAATATAGAGGGAAGGAGCATAAATtgaccccccaaaaaaaaagggatggAGCATAAATGTGTAACGGTCATGAATATGAGATCCAGTCACAGATACACTTCTGTATCTGTGTGAGCAAAAATGGTGACTTCATATGGcttttagaaagaaagaagaaaaaaaggaaagtggTTTGTGGGTTTGAATGGAAGGCACACCAACCATGATGAACATCTCGATTGTTTTAGGCACATAATTAAGCATAtatattgtataattttcaCATAAATTAAGCCCGCATTTAGAGAGCATATATGGGTTAAGTGAGTAGGTCGGAGTAGTGAACTCACTTCTTTACACTTAAATGTGTATATTCTTccttgtaatttagattatcgCTTGTAATTTAGACGTAATTTATACATCTAACGAAGTGTGTGTTGGATGGTTGTAATAATGAGTATTAACTCATATTGTAGACATATGCTTGATGAAGCGCATAATTATTCATAGTCAACTTGCATTCATATGAGCATATCTCTCTGATGATATCATATATGTTCATGCCCACCGATCACATTCTAACTTGATGAATGTTGAGAAATATAGAGTTCCCTCATCACCTAAAAGATATGAAAAGTGTTATTCAGATAATGTACTAAAAGAAGGTCgtctttttttcattataaataaaaaatcacatgTTTTCCCATCATCAACCATGTTTTTTTTGCCAGAAACTCCATATGTTAATTCACATGAACTCTTTTTGCATTTCTGAGAAagtaaatgattttatttattgtagcTAAGAAAGAGTACATGTATgagtaaaataagaaataagaaatctaattattattattatatgacACTTGATTTCTAGGAGctttgaatccaaattggGGCATAACACCAAGAGAAGAATCCTGCATCAGCGACCATCCCAAAACCATTGCTCTTGTTGTACATAAGACACTTGGATTGAGGCCTATAATCCGCCACAAaaaccttcttcttctccatcccAACAACATTGCTTAAACCTGGAACAGCATAGGAACCATAGGGACCTAGAAACAGTGTAACATCATCACCCAAGCAGCCCAAGTCTACCTCTTCCCATCCATACGTTCCTCCTTCCACTTTGAGCCTCTCAAGTTTCTCAGCAAAAGATGAATCTGATTTCTTCTTCACTGCAAAGATTTCTCCATTGAACTCAAAGAAATAACTGTGAGCCCTCTCAAAACCATTGCCACGAACAATGTTCCAAGTCCTCAGTTTAGCATCAAATGTGGCAATTTTTCCATATGGATCCACACAATAGAAGCATCCCTTGTTATAGATGGCTTGGATCGAACCACCGAATAAGCTTGGATCTCGCATGAAAACATGACGGGTCCAAGTTTCTTGTCCCACAAGCAAAGTGTCAATACGGACGCCAAAGACGCTAGGCATCCTATAGGTGAAAACAATGCAATCAGGGGAGGTGGGGGAGGCTGAAAACGCAGCAGCAGTGATAACGCTGTGGTGGTATGGGAGGTTGATTCTTTGACGCGTAAAGGGGttgaaaaagaagagggaGGAGGTGTTGCGAGACTGTATGAGCAACCAACCAAACCCGGATGCGAGACACTCCGTTTGGTCCTCAAGTTCTGGAAATTTGATGAGCTTGGAGTTGGAGGTGTGGTTTTTAGGGTTTAACCAAGCATGATTTGATTCCCCAGAGAATTCTCCAAGCAAGAACAACATGGGaatgtttttgttggtttcaGATTTGTCCTCTTCGTGATGAGATTCATAGAGACGACCCATTATCGACGCAGAAGAATTTGGAAACGGCAAacaaagagaaaggaaaaactttgAGGACTGATGAAAGTGATAGAATTGTACAACTTGTTAAGACTTGAGAGTAAAATCGCCAAATATATAGAGGCTTTATCCTTTCCCAACTTGGAAAGGAAAATACATAGTTAGTGGGATTTCTTGTTAGGTGAATTGGTTCATCTTTGGGTTTCTAAATTCTAAAAGGTTTTGCTAATCCAAATTCTGTCCATATGAAATGAGGAGTGAGGCCAAAACCGGGATCcttcaaatttgtttcttttatacAAGCAAAGCAACAGTAGGGATCTATCTAATTCGACATGTCAATAATATTAACCTCGGATTTGTAATTTTACATTGAAAActcaacatatataaaatattaaattaaactaCGTAAGTATGCCTTGGAAGGAGCCCAGACCAGAGGGAGCGTTTCCTCTCTCAAGGATTGTGTTCCTAAACGAGGCAACGTGAGGCCCAAGGCATATGCCTAGCTTTCGGCCCGGCCCAATATTTTTGAAGACAATCCAATCCTACTGTATTTCTCGTATTTacaaccaaacagaaaagaGAGGAGGCTTATCGTTCTAGATATGAAGGGAAATAATGTTTAAGCAAAATAAGATTTTGCACATCTTCAGAATACGAAAAGCACTTCTGAAaaggataaaaagaaaaaaggaaacaggttttgatttaaatacAGACTACTGGAATTCCAAGCATTACGACTGTGGATTGCAACCTGCTTAGCGCTTGCCAATCATTCACAAGCAATCTTGGTGTCAAAGCTGCTCAGACAAATTGCAAATGCCTGAAAGGCTGAGATTGGATACTGATAATCCATGGTGAATACATCCTTGCCCACTTTTCCAAACTGGAGGATGACATTCTCATGCTCCTGGCCAGCAGCAACTCCGTTCTCTGGGGAAGCAACAAGCTGAAAATTCTTGACGGAAGCAACTGTTACTCGTCCATTGAAGTTGAGACACCAGCACTGGAGTTGTTCATGCCACCTAGGCGCCTTGTTCCTCAATACCAGCATACCTCCATTCTCGCCAGACTCGAAATTCTCCATCTGGGTTGATGTTGATCTGAAAAAAGGGAGGGATGGAAAACTATCCGGGTTGCTATGCAGAAATTCGGTCTGTGTGGGTGCCACGCCTCCTGGCTCAACAGCACGGGCAGGGATGGCATCCATTACACACTGCATTCTCCTCGGACCTCTGATTTTGATGGCAAATCAATCACagtatttataaaaaacatTACtcgagaaaagaaaaaggaaagttaTGTTTCTCGTACCTGGAACCCAAGACATTCAACTCATAAGCAATGTGGGCCACAGGGTAGTTGCCAGCAGGAACCCTGGGGGAGACTTGTTTCATATTTACAAGCCTGGTTGAACGACATTTAGTGACTTTGGCTCCAGTATTAGTAGGTTGCGCATCATAGATTGTGAACTTAGTGCCCAGAAAATTTGATCTGTTAAAGGAAAATGGGATGATGAACTTAGGCCTAGAAGAGGATCAAGAACTAGTCATCTCACAGGCCTGACAAACATACCTGAGCTTTCCGACAAAGCCACTGTTCCCTTTTGACACATCCTCAGCATTTACAGAGATGATGTAGTCTGTGCAGGTTGGGCGTCTACACTTTTTTGCAGCAAGAAGGAACTTCCCATCATCAGTTGAGGCTGGCAAGTACAAAAGCTAAaacaattaatattaaaaaattacatCTGAGAAGGAGACTCTAGAAAACTTAACCTTGTTTTCTGTGTTTTAGTAACTACGTTGTTAACAACCAAATTACTTAATgaaatccaaaattaaaaccacATTACGAATCCTACCATGAGCATTACAGACAATGCAAAGAGCACAGTAATCCCAGCAAAAGCAACATTAGATCAGCACAATCATTCGGGACAAATATTCAGTAAATCACCTTGATTTAAACccagaaaaagataatatgtcTGGTTGCTACGACTCCGTTTTATATAACACTGAAGAAGGGATCCCCTTTGACCAGGCTGCAAAATATAAGCAAAGACTTCAGTTGTTATTTAAATTGATAACAATAAGATTAACAATTCTTAACTCCTTAATAAGACTTCAATGACGgaaaaatatttatgaaaaTGTTTTGCTGAAGATATGAGAGGTAGCCTTAGTAGTTTCTTTTGCATGCACATTTCAATACAACAATCATCAATCAGCCATTATTTGGGAAGCTACCATTGCTACATACAATATAAGGATCTTTTCCTGACTCTGCAAATCAGTTTCAAGATATAACAATGTAGCTCATCAAgctaaacaaaaaatacaaaccagAGGGGTATGTTATAACAAGCAACAGATTAAAGGTAAAACGAATACATTATACAACAATTAGATAAAAACACGAACAATTGATTCTTTGTAGGAAGGATATGGGCCACTATCTCAAACCTGCTTCAAAGAGATTGGGAATGTCAGCTTGCCCGAAACTTCTGGGGATTTCACAATCTCTTTCATGATTTCTCTCCAATTCCTGCAAACACCAGCACAAGAAACTACATTTTTCCGAGGAGGCCATGTATCATCAGATGCCTCTATTCTCATCAACACATCCCTCAAAAGCTCCGGTGGCATGTTAGCCCAACAACTCTGCTTCAAAGCATCAACTCGAAATGAGGTGGTATCCTGAACCACCCGTTGAGACCTTGATCTTATACCAAATTTCACATCAAAGCTTTTCCTAGAAATGCTCCCAAACTCACCTTTCATATCTTGAAATATACTCTTCAAAGACATCACTGAAATCCCAGAAGCCTGAAATGCTAAAAGCTATACTTTTAATCAAAGGGGACAACCGttgataaaaaatttcttcccCCCAGCACAATTCACTACAAAATGTTACATCCGCACTCCATTTTTCATCCCAAGGTCTTGTATACACAGTTTTCAGCCACTGATGCACTGTTTGTAGATCTACAAAACTATTCAACCGATATATACTACACTGATAAATCCAATAACCGAAAAACTAAAGATCAACTAAGATAA
Proteins encoded:
- the LOC117637395 gene encoding tubby-like F-box protein 3 is translated as MSLKSIFQDMKGEFGSISRKSFDVKFGIRSRSQRVVQDTTSFRVDALKQSCWANMPPELLRDVLMRIEASDDTWPPRKNVVSCAGVCRNWREIMKEIVKSPEVSGKLTFPISLKQPGQRGSLLQCYIKRSRSNQTYYLFLGLNQASTDDGKFLLAAKKCRRPTCTDYIISVNAEDVSKGNSGFVGKLRSNFLGTKFTIYDAQPTNTGAKVTKCRSTRLVNMKQVSPRVPAGNYPVAHIAYELNVLGSRGPRRMQCVMDAIPARAVEPGGVAPTQTEFLHSNPDSFPSLPFFRSTSTQMENFESGENGGMLVLRNKAPRWHEQLQCWCLNFNGRVTVASVKNFQLVASPENGVAAGQEHENVILQFGKVGKDVFTMDYQYPISAFQAFAICLSSFDTKIACE
- the LOC117638203 gene encoding F-box/kelch-repeat protein At3g18720-like; this translates as MGRLYESHHEEDKSETNKNIPMLFLLGEFSGESNHAWLNPKNHTSNSKLIKFPELEDQTECLASGFGWLLIQSRNTSSLFFFNPFTRQRINLPYHHSVITAAAFSASPTSPDCIVFTYRMPSVFGVRIDTLLVGQETWTRHVFMRDPSLFGGSIQAIYNKGCFYCVDPYGKIATFDAKLRTWNIVRGNGFERAHSYFFEFNGEIFAVKKKSDSSFAEKLERLKVEGGTYGWEEVDLGCLGDDVTLFLGPYGSYAVPGLSNVVGMEKKKVFVADYRPQSKCLMYNKSNGFGMVADAGFFSWCYAPIWIQSS
- the LOC117636376 gene encoding protein NETWORKED 3A-like, whose product is MTRQQTTHWWLYDSHSNSRRSPWLQTTLADLEHKTEDILKLIQEDADSFAQRAEMYYKKRPQLISMVEEFYRAHRSLAERYDQLKSDPGTRLLTTLGSPFSSSKCQSEKSMSVVDLNFDSHSETFEPEEYSESEVDDPEPDDETQVDEEMKEKASGAVSDDEVRKLREVIEKLEEENRIQKDQIKQKDEEKREVIRQLSLAVDMLKEENVELRKKCLARESPKNSSPSECNKFTGTFLRKLFNRSPKFHPTIVAL